Proteins from one Rosa chinensis cultivar Old Blush chromosome 7, RchiOBHm-V2, whole genome shotgun sequence genomic window:
- the LOC112180811 gene encoding oleosin H2, whose amino-acid sequence MADQRKQHQQQQYRGVGDDQQSQQYYGGGGDQQNQQYQYSSDAKSLLPQHGPSASQVIAVITLVPLGGTLLLLAGLTLAGTFIGMALSTPLFVIFSPILVPAIATIGLAVAGILTSGAFGITGLSSFSWLANYLRRTHLPQQAIRGVQETSGQLTHKARDLGRTVSEKTQEAGQAVQGKAQEVDQAVQSKANVQSKAQEVGQKAQDTGRSHEGGRARDVKVT is encoded by the coding sequence ATGGCGGATCAGAGAAAGCAACATCAGCAGCAACAATACCGCGGTGTTGGCGATGATCAGCAGAGCCAGCAGTACTACGGCGGTGGCGGTGATCAGCAGAATCAGCAGTACCAGTACTCCTCGGACGCTAAGAGCCTCCTTCCCCAACATGGACCCTCCGCCTCACAAGTCATTGCAGTCATAACTCTTGTTCCTCTCGGTGGGACCCTCCTACTGCTCGCCGGCCTCACACTGGCCGGAACTTTCATTGGGATGGCCCTCTCGACGCCGCTGTTTGTGATTTTCAGCCCTATTTTGGTGCCGGCTATTGCCACCATCGGCTTGGCTGTGGCCGGCATTTTGACCTCGGGGGCTTTCGGGATCACGGGGCTCTCGTCTTTCTCGTGGTTGGCCAACTATCTGAGACGCACGCATCTGCCGCAGCAGGCAATCCGGGGCGTGCAGGAGACTTCGGGCCAGTTGACGCATAAGGCTAGGGATCTGGGCCGCACTGTCTCCGAAAAGACCCAGGAAGCTGGCCAAGCTGTCCAGGGGAAGGCCCAAGAAGTGGACCAGGCTGTGCAGAGCAAGGCCAATGTCCAAAGCAAGGCCCAAGAAGTAGGACAGAAGGCCCAGGATACTGGAAGGAGTCACGAAGGCGGTAGAGCTCGGGATGTGAAGGTGACATAG
- the LOC112179847 gene encoding lysM domain receptor-like kinase 3, producing the protein MEMASLNFLFILFTILYASVLSASDSVGAEPIHIYPFTCSASHHIPSCNSKLYHISTGHQIEEIAYFYKVNVSELEPINRDQSQKDYLVSVPCSCKDIDGTQMYVYDTNYPVQSGDTFERVAGEFYSSQALRGQGNLSTIHLVCGCVKKKSQEIVTYTVQEHDTLSGIGHLLDAYESEIETYNRNFTKDPSFLDVGWVLYVPKNGLRANKKGKRLKVSIVIGVSSAVCFVLVATFIVFLLMRNRICRNLGDDLHLVNSSAKKRSSLKQQFFKKEMEETFENDRPVIYTMEEIKEATNNFDDTRKIGEGGYGCVYFAIIGEVKVAIKNMRSTRTKEFFAELKVLCKIHHNNVVELLGYASGSEHLCLVYEFVQNGSLNDHLHDPLLKGRQPLSWTARAQIALDTARGIEYIHDHTKKRYVHRDIKTSNILLDEGLRAKVADFGLARLVERSNEEDIVATRVVGTPGYIPPESVRELQMTAKGDVYAFGVVIGELITGQRAIVRDNREPKRMKSLVSVLLEVFQDNDPEIALEAKIDGNLKGSYPMEEVYKMGEIARWCSSEDPVNRPEMHEIVQSLSQILMYSIEWEASLGGKSEVFSGLFSGR; encoded by the exons ATGGAAATGGCTTCCCTGAACtttctcttcattctcttcACCATTTTGTACGCTTCCGTCCTCTCTGCCAGTGATAGTGTTGGCGCAGAGCCAATTCACATATACCCTTTTACTTGCTCTGCTTCTCATCACATCCCGAGCTGCAATTCCAAGCTGTATCACATTTCTACAGGCCATCAAATTGAAGAAATAGCCTATTTTTACAAGGTGAATGTATCCGAGCTTGAGCCCATAAACCGTGATCAAAGTCAAAAGGACTATCTTGTATCTGTGCCTTGCAGTTGTAAGGACATTGATGGCACGCAAATGTACGTGTATGATACCAATTATCCAGTTCAATCAGGGGACACATTTGAGAGAGTTGCAGGCGAGTTTTACAGTAGCCAAGCCTTGAGGGGGCAAGGCAATTTGAGCACCATACATCTTGTTTGTGGCTGCGTGAAGAAAAAGTCGCAGGAGATTGTGACATACACAGTTCAAGAGCATGACACTTTATCAGGAATTGGACATCTTCTAGATGCATACGAGTCTGAAATTGAGACATACAATAGAAACTTTACTAAAGATCCGAGTTTTCTAGATGTAGGTTGGGTGTTGTATGTGCCGAAGAATGGACTTCGAGCTAACAAGAAAG GAAAAAGACTCAAGGTGTCTATAGTCATAGGTGTATCGTCcgctgtttgttttgttttggtggCCACCTTCATTGTGTTCCTTCTAATGAGAAATAGGATCTGTAGGAACCTAGGGGATGATTTGCACCTTGTAAACTCAAGTGCGAAGAAACGTTCCTCGCTGAAGCAACAGttttttaaaaaggaaatgGAAG AAACTTTTGAGAATGATAGACCTGTTATATATACTATGGAGGAGATCAAAGAGGCTACAAATAACTTTGACGATACCAGAAAGATTGGGGAGGGTGGATACGGTTGTGTTTACTTTGCCATAATAGGAGAAGTAAAAGTTGCAATTAAGAATATGAGATCTACCAGGACAAAAGAATTCTTTGCTGAGCTCAAGGTGTTATGCAAGATACATCATAACAATGTG GTGGAGCTGCTAGGATATGCTAGTGGAAGTGAACATCTTTGTTTGGTATATGAGTTTGTTCAGAATGGATCTCTCAACGACCATCTTCATGATCCATTGTTGAAAG GTCGCCAACCTCTTTCATGGACTGCAAGAGCACAGATAGCACTGGATACTGCAAGAGGGATTGAATACATTCATGATCACACGAAGAAACGCTATGTCCACCGTGATATAAAAACGAGTAATATTCTACTTGATGAAGGACTCAGAGCCAAG GTAGCAGATTTTGGGCTAGCAAGGTTAGTGGAACGGTCTAATGAAGAAGATATAGTTGCAACTCGTGTAGTTGGAACACCCGGTTACATTCCTCCTGA ATCGGTGCGGGAGCTACAAATGACAGCAAAAGGTGATGTATATGCATTCGGAGTGGTTATAGGAGAGCTAATAACTGGTCAGCGTGCCATTGTTCGTGACAACCGAGAGCCAAAAAGGATGAAATCACTGGTCTCAGTT TTGTTAGAAGTATTCCAAGATAATGATCCAGAGATTGCTTTGGAAGCTAAAATAGATGGTAATTTGAAAGGAAGCTACCCCATGGAAGAAGTCTACAAG ATGGGAGAAATAGCAAGATGGTGTTCGAGTGAAGATCCAGTAAATCGGCCAGAGATGCATGAGATTGTACAATCACTCTCCCAAATTTTGATGTACTCAATAGAATGGGAAGCATCCCTTGGAGGGAAGAGTGAGGTCTTCAGTGGATTATTCAGTGGAAGATAA
- the LOC112177120 gene encoding AP-1 complex subunit mu-2, translating to MAGAASALFLLDIKGRVLIWRDYRGDVSAAQAERFFTKFIEKEGDQQLQDPVVYDNGVSYIFVQHNNIYLMIASRQNCNAASLVLFLHRVVDVFKHYFEELEEESLRDNFVVVYELLDEIMDFGFPQYTEAKILSEFIKTDAYRMEVTQRPPMAVTNAVSWRSEGLRYKKNEVFLDVVESVNILVNSNGQIIRSDVVGALKMRTYLSGMPECKLGLNDRVLLEAQGRTTKGKAIDLDDIKFHQCVRLARFENDRTISFIPPDGAFDLMTYRLSTQVKPLIWVEAQVEKHSRSRIEFTVKARSQYKERSTATHVEIDLPVPADATNPSVRTSMGSAAYAPERDALVWKIKSFPGNKEYMLRAEFRLPSIIAEDAVPERKAPIRVKFEIPYFTVSGIQVRYLKIIEKSGYQALPWVRYITMAGEYELRLI from the exons ATGGCCGGCGCCGCCTCGGCGCTTTTCCTGCTAGACATCAAAGGCCGAGTTTTGATTTGGCGCGACTACCGTGGCGATGTCTCTGCTGCTCAGGCCGAGCGTTTCTTCACCAAGTTCATCGAGAAAGAG gGCGATCAGCAGTTGCAAGATCCTGTGGTGTATGACAATGGAGTCAGCTACATTTTCGTACAGCATAACAATATCTACTTGATGATTGCGTCGAGGCAGAACTGCAATGCTGCTAGCTTAGTGCTATTCCTGCACCGTGTAGTTGAT GTCTTTAAGCATTATTTTGAAGAGCTAGAAGAGGAGTCTCTGCGAGACAATTTCGTCGTAGTG TATGAGTTGCTCGATGAAATTATGGACTTTGGTTTCCCGCAATACACTGAAGCAAAGATCCTCAGTGAGTTTATCAAGACGGATGCCTACAGGATGGAGGTTACGCAACGTCCTCCCATGGCAGTCACAAATGCAGTGTCTTGGCGCAGTGAAGGGTTACGATATAAGAAGAACGAA GTCTTCCTGGATGTGGTAGAAAGTGTCAACATACTTGTCAATAGCAATGGACAAATAATACGGTCAGATGTTGTTGGGGCCCTAAAGATGAGAACATATTTGAG TGGTATGCCCGAGTGTAAGCTTGGACTAAATGATAGAGTTCTGCTGGAGGCTCAAGGTCGAACAACAAAAGGAAAAGCCATTGATCTGGATGATATCAAGTTCCATCA GTGTGTACGTTTGGCTCGTTTTGAAAATGACCGCACTATTTCCTTCATACCCCCTGATGGAGCATTTGATTTGATGACATATAGACTCAGTACTCAG GTGAAGCCTCTTATCTGGGTGGAAGCACAAGTTGAAAAGCATTCTAGAAGTCGTATTGAATTCACGGTAAAAGCAAGGAGCCAGTATAAGGAGCGGAG CACGGCTACACATGTTGAAATTGATTTGCCTGTTCCTGCTGATGCTACCAATCCTAGTGTCCGCACGTCAATGGGATCTGCTGCATATGCTCCTGAGAGGGATGCCTTAGTCTggaaaatcaaatcttttccTGGTAATAAG GAGTATATGTTGAGGGCTGAGTTTAGGCTTCCTAGTATTATCGCTGAAGATGCAGTTCCGGAAAGAAAAGCTCCCattcgtgtgaagtttgagatACCATATTTTACGGTCTCGGGAATTCAG GTCCGGTACCTAAAAATCATTGAGAAAAGTGGATATCAGGCTCTTCCATGGGTGAGATACATAACAATGGCTGGTGAATATGAACTGAGACTAATCTAA
- the LOC112177121 gene encoding small nuclear ribonucleoprotein-associated protein B', giving the protein MSMSKSSKMLQFINYRMRVTIQDGRQLVGKFMAFDRHMNLVLGDCEEFRKLPPAKGKKTNEERDDRRTLGMVLLRGEEVVSMTVEGPPPQEESRAKASSAAAMAGPGIGRGAGRGVVAPLAQAQPGLSGPVRGVGGPAPGMMQPQISRPPMPNLSAPPMNYPSAPVLRPPGQMAGYPPGQGPPQMARGPPPSMPPPQFTRPGGPPQFPGPPPMQFAQRPMGPPGQMMRGPPPPPRPGMQGPPPRPGMPPPPGGVPLYGQPRGMPPPPNSQNQQQNQQQQ; this is encoded by the coding sequence ATGTCGATGTCGAAGAGCTCCAAGATGCTTCAATTCATCAACTACCGCATGCGGGTCACAATCCAAGACGGACGCCAGCTCGTCGGCAAGTTCATGGCCTTCGATCGCCACATGAACCTCGTCCTCGGCGACTGCGAGGAGTTCCGCAAGCTCCCCCCGGCGAAAGGCAAGAAGACCAACGAAGAACGCGACGACCGCCGCACTCTAGGGATGGTCCTCCTCCGCGGCGAAGAGGTCGTCTCCATGACCGTCGAGGGTCCCCCTCCTCAGGAAGAGTCCAGAGCCAAAGCCTCCAGCGCCGCCGCCATGGCCGGGCCTGGAATCGGCCGCGGCGCCGGACGAGGCGTGGTGGCGCCACTCGCGCAGGCTCAGCCCGGTCTCTCCGGTCCGGTTCGCGGTGTCGGTGGGCCTGCTCCGGGAATGATGCAGCCTCAGATCTCTCGCCCGCCGATGCCGAATCTGTCTGCTCCGCCGATGAACTATCCGTCTGCGCCGGTGCTCAGGCCACCTGGCCAGATGGCTGGATATCCCCCAGGGCAGGGCCCGCCGCAGATGGCCAGGGGACCACCGCCTTCAATGCCTCCTCCGCAGTTTACTCGGCCCGGCGGTCCACCTCAGTTTCCAGGCCCTCCACCAATGCAGTTTGCTCAGAGACCAATGGGGCCTCCTGGCCAGATGATGAGGGGTCCACCGCCTCCGCCGCGGCCTGGAATGCAAGGTCCACCGCCTCGTCCTGGGATGCCTCCTCCACCTGGTGGTGTTCCTTTGTACGGACAGCCTCGTGGCATGCCGCCTCCACCCAACTCTCAGAACCAGCAACAAAATCAGCAGCAACAGTGA
- the LOC112180084 gene encoding probable LRR receptor-like serine/threonine-protein kinase At2g28960, which produces MDLDDSSTTLGWEDRLRIAVNDAQGLEYLHLIHRDVKSANILLTENFPAKVSDFGLSRNFPTDLVTHITTGVAGTPGYYLISRLNDKSDVYSFGIVLLEIITNRPVISETVERIHISQWVASMLAQGDIYSIVDPRLERISSYLYYRFGKKFLLTFNIESIMVL; this is translated from the exons ATGGATTTAGATGACAGTTCCACTACTTTGGGTTGGGAAGACAGACTTCGAATAGCAGTAAACGATGCACAAG GATTGGAGTATTTGCATTTAATTCACAGGGATGTGAAATCAGCAAACATCTTGCTGACTGAAAACTTCCCAGCCAAAGTATCTGATTTTGGCCTATCCAGAAATTTCCCTACAGACCTTGTGACTCATATAACAACTGGCGTTGCTGGTACTCCCGG GTACTACCTAATAAGCAGGTTAAATGATAAAAGtgatgtttatagctttggGATTGTGCTGTTGGAAATTATCACAAACCGACCTGTTATATCAGAAACTGTAGAGAGAATTCACATTAGTCAATGGGTTGCTTCCATGCTTGCGCAAGGAGACATTTACAGTATTGTTGATCCAAGATTAGAGAGAATTAGCAGCTACCTTTATTATAGATTTGGTAAGAAGTTTTTGCTTACCTTTAATATAGAATCGATTATGGTGTTATAG
- the LOC112180086 gene encoding tryptophan aminotransferase-related protein 1 — translation MAPEPFCFHLLGFAINPTSSFFSSSHSLKALCFHCSVSSTLLLLCFQVLPLPCFTKMANFLSIFTIRNLLVLSLALNVSLIMRAFFDGEKQGFFSVEQRGPSVDADKETHATQRTLLSVSSSSDNEDMERVINLNHGDPTMYEKYWMMMGERTTVVIPGWHSMSYFSDVKNLCWFLEPEFAKQVFRLHKSVGNAVTEGRHIVVGTGSSQLVLAALFALSPKDGSEPMSVVSTAPYYSSYPVMANYLKSGLYNWAGDAQSFDKEGPYIELITSPNNPDGFIRQPTVNRTGGKLVHDLAYYWPQYTPISSTADHDLTLFTITKLTGHAGSRIGWALVKDPEVAKEMVKFIELNTIGVCRVSQLRAAKILEVLTNTTEKLGRSDSGESFFEISYHLMAERWRLLRAAVNNGSMFSLPEFPPGFCHFLQQETQPQPAFAWLKCEDDAVEDCESFLRGHKILARGGRQFGVSPKYVRVSMLSRDINFSLFLKRLSKIQS, via the exons ATGGCACCTGAACCCTTTTGTTTTCATCTCCTGGGTTTCGCTATAAACCCCACCTCAAGTTTCTTCAGTTCCTCACATTCACTCAAAGCACTCTGTTTTCATTGCTCTGTTTCCAGTACTCTGCTTTTGCTCTGCTTTCAAGTACTTCCCCTTCCTTGTTTTACCAAAATGGCTAACTTTTTGAGCATTTTCACAATAAGGAATTTGCTTGTGCTGTCTCTGGCGCTCAATGTGAGCTTGATTATGAGGGCATTTTTCGATGGTGAGAAACAGGGCTTCTTCTCTGTGGAGCAGAGAGGTCCGTCAGTGGATGCAGACAAGGAAACTCACGCAACCCAGAGGACCCTTCTGTCAGTTTCTTCTTCGTCTGATAATGAAGACATGGAAAGAGTCATCAATCTCAACCA CGGTGACCCGACTATGTACGAAAAGTACTGGATGATGATGGGTGAGAGAACCACTGTTGTGATTCCTGGATGGCACTCCATGAGCTATTTCTCAGACGTTAAAAACCTCTGCTGGTTTCTGGAGCCCGAGTTTGCCAAGCAGGTTTTCAGACTACATAAATCGGTGGGCAACGCCGTCACTGAAGGCCGTCACATTGTGGTTGGGACAGGTTCATCTCAGCTCGTTTTAGCTGCACTTTTCGCTCTTTCTCCGAAAGATGGATCTGAGCCAATGAGTGTGGTATCTACAGCCCCATACTACTCGTCTTACCCCGTGATGGCAAACTACCTCAAGTCGGGCTTGTACAACTGGGCTGGAGATGCCCAAAGCTTCGATAAGGAGGGCCCTTACATCGAGTTGATCACCTCTCCGAACAACCCTGATGGATTCATCAGGCAGCCTACGGTGAATCGAACTGGAGGTAAATTGGTCCATGATTTGGCTTACTACTGGCCCCAATATACCCCCATTTCCTCAACGGCAGATCATGATCTGACATTGTTCACCATCACAAAACTCACTGGTCATGCCGGGTCGCGCATTGGGTGGGCTCTAGTGAAAGATCCAGAGGTTGCCAAGGAAATGGTCAAGTTCATAGAGCTCAACACCATTGGCGTCTGCAGGGTTTCACAGCTCCGAGCTGCCAAGATCTTGGAAGTACTGACCAACACCACTGAAAAACTTGGCAGGTCGGATTCTGGCGAATCCTTCTTCGAGATAAGCTACCACCTCATGGCAGAGAGGTGGCGACTGCTTCGAGCGGCGGTGAACAATGGCAGTATGTTTAGTCTGCCTGAATTTCCACCAGGGTTCTGCCACTTCCTTCAACAGGAGACGCAGCCTCAACCTG CTTTTGCATGGCTCAAATGTGAAGACGATGCAGTGGAGGATTGCGAAAGCTTCCTGAGAGGGCACAAGATTTTGGCCCGAGGAGGAAGACAGTTTGGGGTTTCCCCAAAGTATGTCCGAGTTAGCATGCTGAGTAGGGACATTAACTTCAGTTTGTTTCTGAAGAGACTGTCCAAAATCCAGTCATAA